One part of the Bacteroidales bacterium genome encodes these proteins:
- a CDS encoding glycoside hydrolase family 97 protein — MNRFFLLSALAFVMFFFSGRAPSDWRLQSPDGKIQIVIENDSTLRYRVLYNDTLLLHPSAVALDLGRLVLGKHTPVVKAERKTIDETIIPAVAQKQSLVRNKANEITLYFKGGHGIVFRAYNEGIAWRFHTAMKDSVFVRNETATVACSEKDSVWFPCMTDWPRDDRLNTSFEVVYRLYAAKDILPDSVGPAPALVVKSNGIKIGIAESDVTDYPGMFISGASGRKGVLKGVFPAYPAQTVVEGDLYQVRAVVKRHPWIARTAGTRAFPWRVLIIAPDDGVLLSNDLVWSLASPQKIRETDWIRPGKAMDNWIIDGILYGVDFLSGNNTESYKYYIDFASRYGVEYIMIEPEWNAMRDILTPIPAMNMPELFAYAREKHVGLWLWTEALALSRNREAVLDSFRRWGAAGLMVDFFNRNDQLTVNELEEIAASAAKRKLILMFHGVFPSSGFERTWPNVLTREAVLGSEYNKWSSWPTPEHNLAIAFIRGLSGPFDYEPLVLPNATRESYRVVGSHPMAMGTRCAELAKYIVYASPFQVIAGSPVDLAKDDACIRLIANIPTTWDETVVPAARVNEYAVVARRKGTDWYLGGMNNSRARTLSIDLSFLGEGNYTARIFQDGANAHRHAGDYKVITQTVTCRHTLEIPFAPGGGYVAEFRKN; from the coding sequence ATGAACCGTTTTTTTCTCTTGTCTGCCCTGGCATTCGTTATGTTCTTTTTCAGCGGCCGAGCACCTTCGGATTGGAGGCTTCAATCGCCGGACGGGAAAATACAGATTGTAATCGAAAACGATTCCACCCTGCGCTACAGGGTTCTTTACAACGATACACTCCTTCTTCACCCATCTGCTGTTGCCCTTGACCTGGGGAGGCTTGTTCTCGGAAAGCATACGCCTGTTGTGAAAGCTGAACGAAAGACCATAGACGAAACGATTATTCCGGCTGTGGCGCAGAAGCAAAGCCTGGTAAGAAACAAAGCCAACGAAATAACCCTGTATTTCAAAGGAGGGCATGGTATTGTTTTTCGTGCCTATAACGAAGGAATTGCCTGGCGTTTTCATACTGCCATGAAGGACAGTGTGTTCGTGCGCAATGAAACAGCGACGGTTGCATGCAGTGAAAAAGATTCCGTCTGGTTTCCCTGTATGACCGACTGGCCGAGGGACGACCGGTTGAATACCTCGTTTGAAGTTGTTTACAGGCTATACGCAGCAAAAGATATCCTGCCCGACAGCGTAGGCCCTGCCCCGGCGCTGGTTGTAAAATCCAACGGAATAAAGATCGGCATTGCAGAATCGGATGTGACAGATTATCCGGGCATGTTCATCAGCGGGGCATCAGGAAGAAAGGGAGTGTTGAAGGGAGTTTTTCCCGCATATCCGGCACAAACTGTTGTTGAAGGCGACCTTTATCAGGTGCGGGCTGTGGTGAAACGTCATCCGTGGATAGCCCGAACAGCTGGCACCAGGGCTTTCCCATGGCGGGTGCTGATAATTGCTCCTGATGATGGAGTTTTACTGAGCAACGACCTGGTGTGGAGCCTTGCTTCGCCGCAAAAAATCCGGGAAACTGACTGGATCAGACCGGGGAAAGCAATGGACAACTGGATCATCGACGGGATCCTTTACGGGGTTGATTTTTTGTCGGGGAACAATACCGAGAGCTACAAGTACTATATTGATTTTGCCTCCCGGTATGGCGTTGAGTACATCATGATAGAACCGGAGTGGAATGCCATGCGCGACATTCTGACCCCCATACCAGCGATGAACATGCCGGAACTTTTTGCCTATGCACGCGAAAAGCACGTTGGGTTATGGTTATGGACCGAAGCCCTTGCTTTAAGCCGGAACCGGGAGGCAGTGCTCGATTCATTCCGGCGGTGGGGTGCGGCAGGCCTGATGGTGGACTTTTTTAACCGTAACGACCAGCTGACGGTGAACGAACTGGAAGAAATTGCTGCTTCGGCCGCCAAACGGAAATTGATACTGATGTTTCACGGGGTATTTCCTTCATCGGGTTTTGAGCGCACGTGGCCGAACGTTCTTACACGGGAAGCCGTGCTGGGATCGGAATACAACAAATGGAGCTCCTGGCCAACCCCTGAACATAACCTTGCCATCGCCTTTATCAGAGGGCTTTCGGGCCCGTTTGATTATGAGCCCCTGGTGCTTCCCAATGCCACCAGGGAGTCGTATCGTGTGGTTGGTTCTCATCCAATGGCCATGGGCACCCGATGCGCGGAACTGGCCAAATATATTGTCTATGCCTCTCCTTTTCAGGTAATTGCCGGTTCCCCGGTTGACCTGGCTAAAGATGATGCCTGCATACGACTGATTGCCAATATTCCGACTACCTGGGATGAGACGGTCGTCCCGGCCGCCAGAGTAAATGAATATGCAGTTGTGGCGCGAAGAAAAGGAACCGACTGGTACCTGGGCGGTATGAACAACAGCAGGGCAAGAACCCTGTCAATTGATCTTTCTTTCCTCGGGGAAGGGAATTATACAGCCCGTATTTTTCAGGACGGGGCCAATGCCCACCGGCATGCGGGTGATTACAAGGTCATAACACAAACGGTTACCTGCCGCCACACCCTGGAAATACCCTTTGCCCCCGGAGGAGGATATGTGGCGGAATTCAGAAAGAATTAA
- a CDS encoding SDR family oxidoreductase — protein METNNRKVVVITGGATGLGFAMAGKFIKNQYRTVIVDRNKTKAAAAIKELGTGAESILCDLTELNKLPGLVKEIVERFGKIDVLINNAGVHLKKPLLKVTDEEFMKVIHTNETVVFALSREVARIMIRQKSGSIINISSMAARYGIPEVIAYTAAKSAVEGMTRAMAVELSPHGIRVNCIAPGFIKTSMSENAFRNDPERERKVLSRTPMGKLGLPDDVANAAFFLASDEASYLTGTILCVDGGNSIGF, from the coding sequence ATGGAAACCAACAACAGGAAAGTCGTCGTAATTACCGGAGGAGCCACAGGGTTAGGCTTTGCTATGGCCGGCAAATTTATTAAAAACCAGTACAGAACGGTCATAGTTGACAGAAACAAGACCAAAGCTGCTGCTGCAATAAAGGAACTTGGTACGGGCGCCGAAAGCATTCTGTGCGACCTGACAGAACTCAACAAATTGCCTGGCCTGGTAAAAGAAATCGTTGAACGGTTCGGAAAAATCGATGTACTGATCAATAATGCAGGGGTCCACCTGAAAAAGCCGCTTCTGAAAGTAACAGATGAAGAATTTATGAAGGTGATTCATACCAACGAAACAGTTGTCTTTGCCCTTTCGCGCGAAGTTGCCAGGATAATGATCCGACAGAAATCAGGATCTATCATAAATATCAGTTCCATGGCAGCAAGGTACGGCATACCCGAAGTAATTGCCTATACGGCGGCCAAATCGGCAGTGGAAGGAATGACGCGTGCCATGGCAGTAGAACTATCGCCTCACGGGATCCGGGTTAATTGTATAGCTCCCGGTTTTATCAAAACTTCCATGTCAGAAAATGCTTTCAGGAATGACCCGGAAAGAGAGCGTAAAGTGCTGTCAAGAACTCCGATGGGAAAACTCGGGTTACCTGACGATGTGGCTAATGCCGCTTTTTTCCTCGCTTCCGACGAAGCCTCTTATCTGACAGGGACAATTCTCTGTGTTGACGGTGGCAATTCAATCGGATTTTAA
- the pdxA gene encoding 4-hydroxythreonine-4-phosphate dehydrogenase PdxA: MNSRMRIGITHGDINSISYEVIMKALLDPRIMEDCTPILYGSSKVAAYHRKTLNINNLSFNAIRSAEEASPRKPNLINCINDEVRVELGKSTPQAGEAAFLALKKGVEDLKAGKIDALVTGPINKHNIQSEQFSFPGHTEYLAMEFGVNDVLMFMVGETMRVGVVTGHVPLAEVPQLITADKILSKLQLMNQSLQEDFAISRPRIAVLGLNPHAGDQGIIGREDMEVIQPAVQKAREEGILAFGPFPSDGFFGSGSFKKFDGILAMYHDQGLIPFKALTYEGGVNFTAGLPVVRTSPAHGTAYELAGKNEANENSFRQALYLACDIVKNRRMFKEISANPLKHYELNDSSQATS; this comes from the coding sequence ATGAACTCACGCATGCGCATTGGAATAACCCACGGTGATATCAACAGCATCAGCTACGAGGTGATTATGAAAGCCCTCCTCGATCCGAGAATTATGGAAGATTGTACACCCATTCTTTACGGATCATCCAAAGTGGCTGCATACCACCGGAAAACACTTAATATCAATAATTTATCGTTTAACGCCATCCGTTCAGCCGAAGAAGCCTCACCCCGTAAGCCCAATCTGATTAACTGCATCAACGACGAAGTGCGGGTTGAACTGGGGAAATCCACACCCCAGGCCGGAGAAGCAGCTTTTCTTGCATTAAAAAAAGGCGTGGAAGACCTCAAAGCAGGGAAAATTGATGCATTGGTTACCGGACCCATCAATAAACATAATATCCAGTCGGAACAGTTCAGCTTCCCCGGTCATACCGAATATCTTGCCATGGAATTTGGAGTAAATGACGTATTGATGTTCATGGTCGGTGAAACCATGCGGGTAGGAGTTGTTACAGGGCATGTTCCTCTGGCTGAAGTGCCGCAGCTGATAACTGCCGATAAGATCCTGTCGAAGCTTCAATTGATGAACCAATCGCTTCAGGAGGACTTTGCCATTTCACGGCCCAGGATTGCTGTCCTCGGGCTGAATCCCCATGCCGGAGACCAGGGTATCATTGGGCGGGAAGACATGGAAGTAATACAGCCTGCTGTGCAAAAGGCCAGGGAGGAAGGCATCCTTGCATTCGGCCCTTTTCCATCTGATGGCTTCTTTGGTTCTGGTTCGTTCAAAAAATTTGACGGAATACTGGCCATGTATCATGATCAGGGACTTATCCCCTTCAAGGCTCTCACCTACGAAGGGGGTGTCAATTTTACCGCCGGCCTCCCGGTGGTAAGGACTTCTCCTGCCCACGGCACTGCCTATGAACTCGCCGGGAAGAACGAAGCCAATGAGAATTCATTCCGCCAGGCTCTTTATCTTGCCTGCGATATAGTGAAAAACCGCCGTATGTTCAAGGAAATTTCCGCTAACCCGCTGAAACATTACGAATTGAACGACAGTTCGCAGGCAACTTCATAA
- a CDS encoding alpha-glucuronidase, translating to MEVLSDTGNQFYKTKCWQGFLLFLVSISLLVSFRAKAESGYRLWLRYNCIEDPLVRKHYASVVRYIVFHRTSETGRVAFEELEVGLSGMLGIAIPSFDRVSKSGAILAGTFDSNPDISRQVPAYIAESLGREGYLIQTRRVNRKKCILIAANTETGVLYGVFHFLRLLQTRQDISLLNIVSIPALQLRVLNHWDNPDRRVERGYAGFSLWDWHRLPGYIDQRYIDYARANASIGINGTILNNVNANNIFLTPQYLLKVKALADVFRPYGIRVYLSVRFSAPVEMGKLPIADPLDPEVRNWWKLKADEIYRLIPDFGGFLVKASSEGQPGPQDYGRTHADGANMLADVLAPYGGVVIWRAFVYDNRNKDDRAKQAFNEFRPLDSTFRKNVLVQVKNGPIDFQPREPFHPLFGAMPNSSLMMEFQITQEYLGQGTHLVFLGPLFEEVLSSETYACGKGSTVADILEGKCGHQQLTGIAGVANTGTDINWCGHPFAQANWYAYGRFAWNPRIASETVAEEWLRMTFSSKPGFVEPVRKMMLASREAVVDYMTPLGLHHMMGYSHHYGPAPWIKDAPRDDWTSVYYHRADSVGLGFDRSPTGSNAVSQYHSPLREEFADPDRCPEQYLLWFHHVPWNKKMVSGRTLWEELCFRYCRGVDAVKQMQKTWDSVEKYVDRERFTAVKMLLEIQVQEAMWWRDACILYFQTFSKQPLPAFCPPPDHPLEYYQNLRFFYVPGN from the coding sequence ATGGAAGTTCTTTCTGATACAGGGAATCAATTTTATAAAACGAAATGCTGGCAGGGCTTTCTGCTTTTTCTTGTCAGTATTTCTCTGCTGGTCTCGTTCCGGGCAAAAGCTGAAAGTGGTTACCGGCTCTGGTTGCGGTATAACTGTATTGAAGACCCTTTGGTGAGAAAGCACTATGCTTCGGTTGTCCGATATATTGTTTTTCATCGGACTTCGGAAACAGGCAGGGTTGCTTTCGAAGAACTGGAAGTGGGATTATCGGGGATGCTTGGCATTGCGATCCCTTCATTTGACAGGGTAAGCAAAAGCGGAGCAATACTTGCCGGTACATTTGATTCGAATCCTGACATTAGCCGCCAGGTTCCTGCTTATATTGCCGAATCGCTTGGGAGGGAGGGATACCTGATACAAACCCGGCGGGTGAACAGGAAAAAGTGCATTCTGATTGCGGCCAATACAGAGACAGGGGTCCTGTACGGAGTTTTTCACTTTCTGCGGCTTCTGCAGACCCGCCAGGATATTTCGCTACTAAATATTGTATCCATACCCGCCCTTCAGTTACGGGTGCTGAACCATTGGGACAATCCCGACCGCCGCGTTGAGCGGGGCTATGCAGGTTTTTCTTTGTGGGACTGGCACAGGCTTCCTGGCTATATTGATCAGCGGTACATTGATTATGCCCGTGCGAATGCTTCCATTGGCATCAATGGGACGATTCTGAACAATGTCAATGCGAACAACATATTTCTTACCCCTCAATATTTGCTGAAGGTAAAAGCCCTGGCCGATGTTTTTCGTCCCTACGGAATCAGAGTATATCTTTCGGTCAGATTCAGTGCTCCTGTTGAAATGGGAAAGCTGCCGATCGCCGATCCGCTGGATCCTGAAGTGCGGAACTGGTGGAAGCTGAAAGCAGATGAAATCTATCGTCTGATTCCCGACTTCGGCGGCTTTCTAGTGAAGGCAAGTTCGGAGGGTCAGCCCGGTCCCCAGGACTACGGCCGCACGCATGCCGACGGAGCCAATATGCTGGCTGATGTTTTGGCGCCTTATGGAGGGGTGGTTATATGGAGGGCTTTTGTTTACGATAACAGGAATAAAGACGACAGGGCCAAACAGGCATTCAATGAATTCAGGCCGCTGGACAGCACATTCCGAAAGAACGTGCTGGTGCAGGTAAAGAACGGACCGATTGATTTTCAGCCGCGCGAACCGTTTCATCCGCTTTTCGGGGCCATGCCCAATTCCTCACTGATGATGGAATTTCAGATAACCCAGGAATATCTTGGGCAGGGGACTCATCTGGTATTTCTGGGGCCACTTTTCGAGGAGGTTCTCAGTTCAGAAACGTATGCCTGCGGCAAAGGATCTACTGTTGCTGACATACTTGAAGGGAAATGCGGCCACCAACAGCTTACTGGCATAGCCGGTGTGGCCAACACAGGAACCGATATCAACTGGTGCGGTCATCCTTTTGCACAGGCCAACTGGTACGCTTATGGTCGTTTTGCCTGGAACCCCCGCATAGCTTCGGAAACAGTGGCTGAAGAATGGCTGCGTATGACGTTTTCAAGCAAGCCAGGATTTGTTGAACCTGTTAGGAAAATGATGCTTGCTTCCCGCGAAGCGGTTGTGGATTATATGACGCCCCTCGGCTTGCATCATATGATGGGATATAGCCATCATTACGGGCCGGCCCCATGGATAAAGGACGCACCCAGGGATGACTGGACCTCAGTGTATTACCACAGAGCTGATTCTGTCGGTCTGGGCTTTGACAGAAGCCCCACAGGCAGCAATGCAGTAAGTCAGTACCATTCCCCTCTCCGGGAGGAATTTGCTGATCCTGACCGTTGTCCCGAACAATACCTGCTCTGGTTTCACCATGTTCCCTGGAATAAAAAGATGGTCTCCGGCCGAACTCTCTGGGAAGAACTTTGTTTCAGGTATTGCCGGGGAGTTGATGCCGTGAAACAGATGCAGAAAACATGGGATTCGGTTGAAAAATATGTTGACCGGGAACGTTTTACGGCAGTGAAGATGCTTCTCGAGATTCAGGTTCAGGAGGCTATGTGGTGGCGCGACGCCTGCATTCTTTATTTTCAGACTTTTTCAAAACAGCCGCTGCCTGCCTTTTGCCCTCCGCCGGATCATCCGCTAGAATACTATCAAAACCTTCGTTTTTTTTATGTACCGGGCAATTAA
- the ruvA gene encoding Holliday junction branch migration protein RuvA — translation MFEYIEGKIADLNPACAVIETGQIGWLVNITLATFSKLQGSETARLYLQQIIREDAHLLYGFYDKEEREMFRHLISVSGIGAATARLVLSSLSASELKQAILTANTATLKSVKGIGQKSAERLIVELRDKLGKISSSEDFLVTRDNRLREEAFTALVTLGFPRAAVEKVLDKIQRSRPEKTGSVEELIKQALREL, via the coding sequence ATGTTTGAATATATCGAAGGAAAAATTGCCGATCTTAACCCTGCCTGCGCTGTCATTGAAACGGGCCAGATCGGCTGGCTGGTCAATATAACCCTTGCAACCTTCTCAAAACTGCAGGGATCGGAAACTGCCCGACTGTATCTTCAGCAGATCATCAGGGAAGATGCTCATTTGCTGTACGGTTTTTACGACAAGGAAGAACGGGAGATGTTCAGGCACCTGATCAGCGTGTCAGGAATTGGAGCAGCAACAGCGCGCCTTGTGCTGTCATCGCTCAGTGCATCTGAACTGAAGCAGGCCATTCTCACAGCTAATACTGCTACACTGAAATCTGTGAAGGGAATCGGACAAAAATCGGCCGAAAGGCTCATTGTCGAACTGCGCGACAAGCTTGGGAAAATTTCTTCTTCTGAAGACTTTTTGGTTACCAGGGACAATAGACTGCGTGAAGAAGCGTTTACTGCATTGGTAACCTTAGGTTTTCCCCGGGCGGCCGTCGAGAAGGTTCTTGATAAAATACAACGCTCCCGTCCGGAAAAAACCGGTAGTGTGGAAGAACTGATCAAACAGGCTCTCCGGGAATTGTAA
- a CDS encoding leucyl aminopeptidase: MLPVEQKESESQTLEMYRLAGARLQSVLQQEKADNVLGWHWHDNKTELLAFAEGLALASYRFLKYKSKPEEQQNRLKTIALKHPRLKEEEVAELNVLLDAVYKVRDLVNEPVSHLNAVQLAAEMEKMGQEAGFRVEVLHKARIEALRMGGLLAVNKGSVDPPTFTIMEWKPENARNKKPVVLVGKGVVYDTGGLSLKPTTDSMDYMKSDMSGAAAVTGTMYALARNRIPLHVIALVPATDNRPGGNAYAPGDIITMYDKTRVEMLNSDAEGRMILADALAYAKSYKPSLTMTVATLTGSAARAIGKYGMVGMGTAPEKIRENLTRSSEKVYERIAWFPFWDEYSELLRSDIADIKNVGGNDAGAITGGKFLAHFAPHPFVHLDIAGVAWAKTAEGYRTSGGTGIGVRLLYDFLRNY, translated from the coding sequence CTGCTTCCGGTGGAACAAAAAGAGTCGGAATCACAAACCCTGGAAATGTACCGGCTTGCCGGAGCAAGGCTCCAGTCGGTACTTCAGCAGGAAAAAGCCGACAATGTTCTTGGCTGGCACTGGCACGATAATAAAACTGAACTGCTGGCATTTGCTGAGGGACTTGCTCTTGCTTCCTACCGGTTCCTTAAATACAAGAGCAAACCGGAGGAACAGCAAAACAGGCTTAAAACCATTGCCCTGAAGCATCCCCGTCTGAAGGAAGAGGAAGTTGCCGAATTGAATGTACTGCTGGATGCAGTTTATAAAGTCCGCGACCTGGTTAACGAACCGGTTTCGCATCTGAATGCGGTTCAGCTGGCTGCCGAAATGGAAAAAATGGGGCAGGAAGCCGGTTTCAGGGTTGAAGTCTTGCACAAGGCACGTATCGAAGCCCTGCGGATGGGTGGTTTGCTGGCTGTGAACAAGGGATCGGTTGATCCTCCTACTTTCACAATCATGGAATGGAAGCCCGAAAATGCCCGGAACAAAAAACCCGTTGTTCTGGTTGGGAAAGGAGTTGTATACGACACGGGCGGCCTGAGCCTCAAGCCCACAACCGACAGTATGGATTACATGAAATCTGACATGAGCGGTGCCGCCGCAGTGACAGGCACCATGTATGCTCTGGCGCGCAACAGAATTCCCCTTCATGTGATTGCCCTGGTCCCTGCCACCGACAACCGTCCGGGAGGAAATGCCTATGCTCCGGGCGACATCATCACCATGTACGATAAAACCCGGGTTGAAATGCTGAACAGTGATGCCGAAGGGCGCATGATCCTGGCCGATGCTCTGGCCTATGCCAAATCGTACAAACCTTCCCTCACCATGACGGTTGCCACCCTCACCGGTTCAGCTGCACGTGCCATAGGAAAGTACGGAATGGTAGGGATGGGTACGGCCCCTGAAAAAATCAGGGAAAACCTGACCCGAAGCAGCGAGAAGGTTTACGAGCGCATTGCCTGGTTCCCTTTCTGGGATGAATATTCTGAATTGCTGCGCTCTGACATTGCCGATATAAAAAATGTGGGAGGAAATGATGCCGGAGCCATCACCGGAGGAAAGTTCCTCGCACATTTTGCCCCGCACCCGTTTGTTCATCTCGATATTGCCGGCGTGGCCTGGGCAAAAACTGCCGAAGGATACCGGACCAGCGGAGGTACCGGAATCGGAGTACGCCTTCTTTATGACTTCCTCAGGAATTACTGA